Below is a genomic region from Candidatus Eremiobacteraceae bacterium.
GAGCATCAAGGCCAGATGACGCAGAGCGAGCTCAGAGCGGTTCTGGCCAGAGCTCCGATATGCGCGTGGACCAACCCGGCAGCAGCGCGGGCAGATCAATCGTATCGGCGTTCGTGAGGATGCGTCGCGGCTGCCCGACGGCGTCGACTGTGACCGTTCGTTGCTCCGGATCGACGAGCACGACGACTTGGGCCTCGAACGATCGCAAGAGAGCCAGTTTCTCCTCGAGCTCGGCGATGCGGTCCGAGGGCGATTTCACCTCGACCACCAACTCTGGCACGACCTCTGCAAAGCCGGGTGGAGGGATTCGCATGCGTTCTTTCGACACGAACGACACGTCAGGCGCGACAATGTCGCCGTTGGGAAGACGCAAGCCGGCGCTTGAAGTCAGGATAAAACCAAGCTTGCGCGGTCGCACCCATTCACGAAGGCGCGCTGCCAATTCGAAAGCGACGGCTTCGGAGAAGTCGCCGGACGGGCTCATGATGATGATCTTGCCGTCGCGCAGCTCGACGCGCTTGTCCGGGTAGACAGCCTGGACGGCGATAAGATCTCGTTCGCTGAGCGCCATGTTCGCAAGCATACTACCCTCACGCACGGGTAATCCCTCCCGGCGCTCGCCCGTCAAGCCGATAAGCCAATAGGATGAAGAATCTCACCGCGAGCACGAACGCCGAAGCCAAGGCTAGGTCCAAAGCCTCAGGGAT
It encodes:
- a CDS encoding Uma2 family endonuclease, which encodes MREGSMLANMALSERDLIAVQAVYPDKRVELRDGKIIIMSPSGDFSEAVAFELAARLREWVRPRKLGFILTSSAGLRLPNGDIVAPDVSFVSKERMRIPPPGFAEVVPELVVEVKSPSDRIAELEEKLALLRSFEAQVVVLVDPEQRTVTVDAVGQPRRILTNADTIDLPALLPGWSTRISELWPEPL